TTGAGTCTTTTAGGCTGACCCATTCTTCTGAAGGCGTTCTTCCCAGGCCCAGCGATAACCACCATGCCATTCTTAGGCTGCACTGTCTGTTTGAGGggtactggattttttttaggTGTGTATCTCTTTTTATCACTGGCAGATGCACAGGCCAGTATGTGTTTGTGTAACTCAGGCATGTTATCAACACTTTTTCCACATTTTGTGCATCGAATGGCAGTAGTAAAAGTCTGTGGGATATTGTGGGTTGTGAAGTTTGTTGCAGTAACCCCAATACCCATAGGATTTCGATGGTGATACTGGAACGGAGGTGGTTTAAAGCTTGGGTAGTGTTGATTGAGGCCCATACGAACATCTGGATCTTTAGATTTCACTCCAGAAGCCATTATTTTTATAGTAGTATAAAGCTCTTCAGAAGAATCATTTAGatcttcatcttcctcctcttttgaaGGTTCTGAAGAATCTTCTGGCAGGCTCTGCATGTGTTCCACATTCGCCTTACTGGGGTCAGTAAAATTCTGGGGTCTCAAAGTCCCACTTTCAAACTCATGATGTGTGCACTCTTTGTCTGGATGGAGATCACGCTGATGCTGTTGCAAATTGCACAAAAAAGCAAATTCCTTTTTACACACTGAACAAACAAAGATATTCCCTACTCCATGAAGCAGAAAGCGATGCTCTGACAAGTCTGTTTTATCCCTAAAAAGCTGTACACAGAATTCACATTTGAAGGGCCATTCTTCAGCATGAATGGATAAATGCTTCGTTAGGTctttaatggaaagaaaaggtgaTTCGCAGACATTGCACACAAAGCTCTTGTTGAATGTTTCCTGCACTACTCCTGATTCACTTGATGTAGGAGGatcttctcttgctttttgcTGCTCGCTTTCAGCTTCTTCCTGTTTTATTATTGGGAGAGAACTTTCAAGGTTATCAGCAGAGGaaacaacagaagaaactaCAGAAAGAGGAGGTGGAGATGGAgatgatgaggaggaagaggacgagaaagatgaggaagaggaggatgaagacGAGGAAGACAGTGTAGGGGGGCCAGGTGAAGCAGCAGAAATAAGAGGTTCAACAGAAGGGACAGGGGACGGAGAAGGAGAAACCGTAGGCGAAAGAACTGGTAGTGGGGACTGGGTAGTAGTGTTGGAGAGTGGTGAGGGACAAGAGGAAGTGTTAGTGGCACTGGCAGACACATCTGGAATCGGTAAGGGCATTGTTGGGAGCAGGGGGGGCGGTGACGTGGCCACTGTTAACACAGGTGGGCAGGgcggtggggagggggggttggTGGGCGTTAACAGTGGAGGCAGCTGGCACACGGCAGGTCCAGCAGATGCCTGTGGCacaggggaagcagaggagctgaGGGGCTGAGTGTCAGTGGAAGATGATGCCGAGAGAGCAGGCTCCGTGTCGGGCTCTGCCTGAGGCTCCAGGGCtttgctggggctggcagcgctgtccacgCCCAGCGTGCTGTCTGGGGCTGCATCCGTCCCGTTGTACTCATTCAGCAGAACCTTCTGCAACATGCAAGTGGTgggtttcttctttttaacaCCACTACACGTTGGCTGCGTGgaattttctttgtattccCTAATTTCAGCATCACTGCAAGGCTTCTTATGCACACTTAAATCTAAAACGGATTCCCAGGGAACCTGAGTCTTGCTTTTGACGTCAGACCTTTGTTTCACACCACTGGATAAATCCAGCGGCTGCTGGTTGCACACATTGCCAAAAGTCGGAGCTGCTGTCCAGTCTTTTGATATTTTATATTCTTCAAAGCAAAGAGGGCTCAAAGTCTCTTTGTCCTCCCTTCCAGTCAAGCTCCAAGCTGGTGAGTTGCTGTGGCTTTCTAACTTTGGCATTTTGGAACTCCGAATGGTATCATTCCACACAGTTTTTCCCTCACCTGATTTGACAAAGTCTCGAAGCACTGGACTGTGCTGTGGAGAACTGGGAGGAGAGCTGGTCCTTCTTTTAAATCTGCTGGATGCTGGAGGCAAAATAGGTGATGATGTAACAGGTCCTAGTTTAGGGATTTCACTTGATGGAGTCATCTTCTTATTGTCCTGTGTCTGAAGAAGCTGCTTTAATTTTGACGACAAATAAACccctttttctttatgaaaaggTAAGCTTTCTGTTGAAATGCTAAGAGGAAGATTTAAAGAACTAGTAGGAGTTATAGGTTCTGGGTCTATTTCCGTTTTTATTTTTGGTACAAGAGGAGGGCTGGCAGTTCTTCTCTTTTTGGATTCACTGCTCCCACTGCTAGAGGGTTCCTTAGGAGGTTCATTCACATGTGTTTGTGTAACCTTTAAATTTGAGGAAATTTCCA
Above is a genomic segment from Corvus hawaiiensis isolate bCorHaw1 chromosome 22, bCorHaw1.pri.cur, whole genome shotgun sequence containing:
- the PRDM2 gene encoding PR domain zinc finger protein 2 isoform X2, whose protein sequence is MRDSKEGHKEEDETPTVSAVLSLEQTAVIQEMVNQDALPKLMIPSPTSELQVVTEDKQGESINCASDDLDDDEEEDLEEEDEEEIEDTNMPKENAEMPLICEEKLDSMEEQKSTSEESPESSPKKKLVVKIPKAQGESNGDVQETFMFPCQHCERKFTTKQGLERHMHIHISTLSHAFKCRYCGKAFGTQINRRRHERRHEAGPKRKPFLTLTSSQHLDNVADNQVIVDDGLKDDLNVSSLAQDSVVLDSEKVSQEMSNSAFAEENKEPKELHPCKYCKKVFGTHTNMRRHQRRVHERHLIPKGVRRKGFFTEEPPLPTEPAPAVQSVYIASTEIEEEGEGDDVYLMDISSNISENLNYYIDGKIQSNSSTSNCDVIQMESNSADLYGLNCIISPVTVEISSNLKVTQTHVNEPPKEPSSSGSSESKKRRTASPPLVPKIKTEIDPEPITPTSSLNLPLSISTESLPFHKEKGVYLSSKLKQLLQTQDNKKMTPSSEIPKLGPVTSSPILPPASSRFKRRTSSPPSSPQHSPVLRDFVKSGEGKTVWNDTIRSSKMPKLESHSNSPAWSLTGREDKETLSPLCFEEYKISKDWTAAPTFGNVCNQQPLDLSSGVKQRSDVKSKTQVPWESVLDLSVHKKPCSDAEIREYKENSTQPTCSGVKKKKPTTCMLQKVLLNEYNGTDAAPDSTLGVDSAASPSKALEPQAEPDTEPALSASSSTDTQPLSSSASPVPQASAGPAVCQLPPLLTPTNPPSPPPCPPVLTVATSPPPLLPTMPLPIPDVSASATNTSSCPSPLSNTTTQSPLPVLSPTVSPSPSPVPSVEPLISAASPGPPTLSSSSSSSSSSSFSSSSSSSSPSPPPLSVVSSVVSSADNLESSLPIIKQEEAESEQQKAREDPPTSSESGVVQETFNKSFVCNVCESPFLSIKDLTKHLSIHAEEWPFKCEFCVQLFRDKTDLSEHRFLLHGVGNIFVCSVCKKEFAFLCNLQQHQRDLHPDKECTHHEFESGTLRPQNFTDPSKANVEHMQSLPEDSSEPSKEEEDEDLNDSSEELYTTIKIMASGVKSKDPDVRMGLNQHYPSFKPPPFQYHHRNPMGIGVTATNFTTHNIPQTFTTAIRCTKCGKSVDNMPELHKHILACASASDKKRYTPKKNPVPLKQTVQPKNGMVVIAGPGKNAFRRMGQPKRLNFNVEISKMSSNKLKISALKKKNQLVQKAILQKKKSAQQKAELKNNPSETDSHICPYCNREFTYIGSLNKHASYSCPKKPISPSSKKNSSKKSATSSPANSDKGSNQRRRTADAEIKMQSTQPHLGKTRARTSGPAQLQLPSASFKSKQNVKFVPSMRSKKPNSSSSLRNSSPVRVSKMSHVDGKKTKVVSKNNSSGISSKASRKLHVRIQRNNKAVLPSKSAVASKKKADRFSVKSRERIGGPITRSLQQAANAEAAENKRDESSTKQELKDFSYRLRMASRCPSSSSHNPSTRQCKKSSSTTSHFFKE